The genomic region TTGAATATTTTGAAATATGTTCAAGTTTTACACCTGACTCATTTTCAATAAATTCACGTCTAATATCTGCTGCTTCATTTGCTGTTTTTGTATACTTTTCTATTTCAAAGAGTCTTATTTCACCATTTGAAAGTTTTTCCAGAATTTCATCATGTGTTAAGTCCATAACTATTTACATCCCTTTTATTTAATCAATAAATCTTTTCATCTAGTTACTAGTTTTATTATTTATAAAAGATAAGATTTATTATAAATTACATCTAAGTGTATAATAATTTTAATTTTTCATTGTATATAAAAAAAGATAAAAGTAAGGGGGTGGTGAATTAATTTCTACTATGATTCTATAAATCATCAAGTATTTTTGTTATATCTGATGGTTTATCTGCAACATGTGCTCCATAGCTTTTAAGAAGTTCTTTTTTGTTTTGTGCTGATCCATCTGTACCTTCAATAATAGCACCAGCGTGTCCCATACGTTTTCCTTGTGGTGCTGATACTCCTGCAATGAATGAAATTATAGGTTTTGATATGTTTTCTTGTGCAAATTTTGCAGCTTTTACTTCTGCAATTCCTCCGATTTCTCCAAGCATTACAATATATTCAGTTTTTGGATCTTTTTCAAATTTTTTCATTATATCAATGAAGTTTTGTCCTGTAATTGGGTCTCCACCAATACCTATTGCTGTACTAATTCCATATCCTTCACTTTGAAGTTCACGTGCTACTTCATATGTTAATGTTCCACTTCTTGATACAAGACCAACATTTCCTTCTGCAAATATGTGTGTTGGCATAATTCCTATTTTTCCTACACCTGGTGTA from Methanosphaera sp. harbors:
- the sucD gene encoding succinate--CoA ligase subunit alpha — encoded protein: MILLDEDTSIVVQGITGKQGRFHTEKMLEYNTNIVAGTSPGKAGQEVCGIPVYNTIEEVKRYHPEVNASILFIPAPFVKDAAFEAISELDLVIIITEHIPIHDSMEIVEFAKENGTVVIGPNTPGVITPGVGKIGIMPTHIFAEGNVGLVSRSGTLTYEVARELQSEGYGISTAIGIGGDPITGQNFIDIMKKFEKDPKTEYIVMLGEIGGIAEVKAAKFAQENISKPIISFIAGVSAPQGKRMGHAGAIIEGTDGSAQNKKELLKSYGAHVADKPSDITKILDDL